A region of Rhodamnia argentea isolate NSW1041297 chromosome 9, ASM2092103v1, whole genome shotgun sequence DNA encodes the following proteins:
- the LOC115728556 gene encoding pleiotropic drug resistance protein 2-like, with the protein MASALAGDDLARSQSIREMSERQYDDEEELRWAAIERLPTYDRLRKGMLKQVLDTGRVVPREVDVTILGMQDKKQLMESILKIEEDNEKFLRRLRDRTDRVGIEIPKIEVRYEHLSVEGDVHVGSRALPTLLNATLNTLERVLGLVRLAPSKKRKIQILKDVNGILRPSRMTLLLGPPGAGKTTLLLAPTGKLDSDLRVTGKVTYCGHELNEFVPQRTCVYISQHDLHHGEMTVRETLDFSGRCLGVGTRYSMLAELSRRERAAGIKPDPEIDAFMKATAVSGQETSLVTDYVLKILGLDMCADIMVGDQMRRGVSGGQKKRVTTGEMLVGPAKALFMDEISTGLDSSTTYKICKFMRQMVHIMDVTMMISLLQPAPETYDLFDDIVLLSEGQVIYQGPRENVLEFFEHMGFKCPERKGVADFLQEVTSKKDQEQYWFKKNQPYQYVSVDDFVQGFKSFPIGQQLSSDLRVPYEKSKTHPAALAKQKYGISNMELFKACFAREWLLMKRNSFVFIFKTTQITIMSLITMTVFLRTEMPVGTVEDGVKFFGALFFSLINVMFNGVAELSMTVFRLPVFYKQRDFLLYPAWAFGLPIWILRIPLSFMESGIWIILTYYTIGFAPAASRFFKQFLAFFGIHQMALSLFRFIAAVGRTPVVTDPLGIFTLLLVFVLAGFIVSKDNIKPWMIWGYYMSPLMYGQNAIAMNEFLDERWSKPNLDPRINEPTVGRVLLKSRGLFVQKYQYWICIGALFGFSFLFNILFIAALTWLPAWGETKAVVLDEEADKKNKPLSSQLAKEGTDMQVRSSSEIVSSAENIQRRGMVLPFQPLSLAFSHVNYYVDMPAEMKSRGVEEDRLQLLRDVSGAFRPGVLTALVGVSGAGKTTLMDVLAGRKTGGYIEGSISISGYPKNQSKFARVSGYCEQNDIHSPNVTVYESLQYSAWLRLSSDIKTKTRKMFVEEVMELVELNPIRDALVGLPGVNGLSTEQRKRLTIAVELVANPSIIFMDEPTSGLDARAAAIVMRTVRNTVDTGRTVVCTIHQPSIDIFEAFDELLLMKSGGRVIYGGSLGCHSHKLIEYFEAVPGVPKIRDRYNPATWMLEVSAPAVEAQLDVDFADIYENSDLYKRNQELIEELSTPAPGSKDLYFPTEYSQPFLTQCKACFWKQHWSYWRNSRYNATRFFLTVVIGVLFGLIFWNKGQQMTKQQDLMNLLGAMYSAVLFLGATNASAVQSVVAIERTVFYRERAAGMYSPLPYAFGHVAIETIYVAIQTFVYSLLLYSMIGFQWEAGKFFWFYYYMLMCFIYFTMYGMMVVALTRSHQVATIAMSFFMSFWNLFSGFVIPRPQIPIWWRWYYWASPVAWTLYGVVTSQVGDKKGNLEIPGAGDMPLKQFLKQELGFDYDFLPIVAVAHIGWVLLFFIVFAYGIKFLNFQKR; encoded by the exons ATGGCGTCGGCTCTAGCAGGCGATGATCTGGCTAGGTCCCAGAGCATCCGGGAGATGAGCGAGAGGCAGTACGACGACGAGGAGGAGCTCCGGTGGGCCGCCATCGAGAGGCTGCCGACCTATGACCGCCTCCGAAAAGGCATGCTGAAGCAAGTACTCGACACTGGGAGGGTGGTCCCACGTGAAGTGGATGTGACCATCCTCGGCATGCAGGACAAGAAGCAGTTGATGGAGAGCATACTTAAGATTGAAGAAGACAATGAGAAGTTCTTGAGGAGATTGAGAGACAGGACTGATAG GGTTGGGATCGAAATTCCGAAGATAGAAGTCCGGTACGAGCATTTATCCGTCGAAGGAGATGTGCACGTTGGAAGCAGAGCCCTCCCTACCCTGCTCAATGCGACTCTGAATACACTAGAG AGAGTTCTTGGACTTGTTCGGCTAGCCCcatcaaagaagagaaaaattcaGATACTTAAGGACGTGAACGGAATTCTCAGGCCTTCAAG GATGACCCTACTTTTGGGTCCACCAGGAGccgggaagacgacattgttgcTGGCGCCTACCGGGAAACTAGATAGTGATCTGAGG GTAACTGGAAAAGTCACCTACTGTGGTCACGAGCTAAACGAATTCGTTCCTCAGAGGACATGCGTTTATATCAGCCAACATGATCTTCACCATGGAGAAATGACAGTTAGAGAGACGTTGGACTTCTCGGGTCGCTGTTTGGGTGTAGGGACAAGGTATTCAATGCTTGCAGAGCTCTCTAGGCGAGAGAGGGCAGCCGGAATCAAACCCGATCCCGAAATCGATGCTTTTATGAAGGCCACAGCTGTATCGGGTCAAGAGACAAGCTTGGTCACTGATTATGTACTCAAG ATTCTTGGATTGGATATGTGCGCAGACATTATGGTCGGAGATCAAATGCGAAGGGGCGTTTCAGGTGGACAGAAGAAGCGTGTCACGACCG GAGAGATGTTAGTAGGACCAGCAAAGGCTCTTTTCATGGATGAAATATCCACAGGGTTGGATAGTTCCACCACttacaaaatttgcaaattcatGAGACAGATGGTTCATATAATGGATGTCACGATGATGATCTCACTGCTTCAGCCGGCACCCGAGACTTACGATCTCTTTGATGACATTGTCCTTCTGTCGGAGGGTCAAGTCATCTACCAAGGTCCACGAGAGAACGTCCTTGAGTTTTTTGAGCACATGGGATTCAAATGCCCTGAACGGAAAGGAGTTGCCGACTTCTTGCAAGAAGTGACATCGAAGAAAGATCAAGAACAGTATTGGTTCAAGAAGAACCAACCTTACCAATACGTTTCTGTAGATGATTTCGTGCAAGGGTTTAAATCTTTTCCCATTGGCCAACAGCTCTCATCCGATCTTAGGGTTCCttatgaaaaatccaaaactcaCCCAGCTGCACTAGCCAAACAGAAATATGGGATTTCGAACATGGAGCTGTTCAAGGCATGCTTTGCCAGAGAATGGCTACTAATGAAGCGAAACTCCTTTGTTTTCATATTCAAGACCACCCAGATCACTATCATGTCGCTTATTACTATGACGGTGTTCCTTAGGACTGAAATGCCAGTAGGGACAGTGGAAGATGGAGTGAAGTTTTTCGGTGCACTTTTCTTCAGCTTGATCAATGTCATGTTCAATGGAGTGGCAGAACTTTCAATGACCGTTTTCAGGCTTCCTGTGTTCTATAAGCAAAGAGATTTCTTGCTTTACCCCGCTTGGGCTTTCGGCTTGCCTATCTGGATCCTCCGGATTCCATTGTCATTCATGGAATCGGGGATATGGATCATCTTAACATACTACACCATCGGTTTCGCTCCTGCTGCCAGCAG GTTCTTCAAGCAATTCTTGGCATTCTTCGGCATCCATCAGATGGCACTATCCCTCTTTCGGTTCATTGCTGCAGTTGGACGAACTCCGGTTGTCACAGATCCCCTGGGAATCTTCACTTTGCTACTGGTTTTCGTTCTAGCAGGATTTATTGTTTCCAAAG ACAACATCAAGCCATGGATGATATGGGGATATTACATGTCTCCTCTAATGTATGGACAAAATGCTATAGCGATGAATGAATTCCTTGACGAAAGATGGAGCAAG CCTAACTTGGATCCTAGAATTAATGAGCCCACTGTTGGAAGAGTGCTTTTGAAGTCTCGAGGCTTGTTTGTGCAAAAGTATCAGTATTGGATCTGCATCGGAGCGCTGTTTGGTTTTTCGTTCCTCTTCAACATCTTGTTTATTGCAGCATTGACTTGGTTACCTG CTTGGGGAGAGACAAAAGCAGTTGTCTTGGATGAAGAGGCAGATAAGAAAAACAAACCATTGTCTTCTCAACTGGCGAAAGAAG GAACCGATATGCAAGTCAGAAGCTCTTCAGAAATCGTTAGCTCTGCGGAGAATATACAGAGAAGAGGGATGGTTCTGCCATTCCAACCACTTTCTCTTGCATTCAGCCATGTGAACTACTACGTGGATATGCCTGCG GAAATGAAGAGTCGAGGAGTCGAGGAAGACCGTCTCCAATTGTTGAGAGATGTCAGCGGCGCTTTCAGACCGGGGGTACTCACGGCACTGGTCGGGGTTAGCGGTGCCGGAAAGACAACCCTCATGGATGTGCTAGCCGGAAGGAAGACAGGTGGTTACATTGAAGGAAGTATTAGCATCTCCGGATACCCTAAAAACCAATCCAAGTTTGCTCGGGTCAGCGGTTACTGTGAACAGAATGACATTCACTCACCTAATGTCACTGTCTACGAATCCCTCCAATACTCAGCCTGGCTCCGTCTTTCTTCCGACATTAAGACTAAAACTCGCAAG ATGTTTGTGGAAGAAGTTATGGAGTTAGTTGAGCTCAACCCGATCAGGGATGCGCTTGTTGGGCTTCCTGGTGTCAATGGCCTTTCGACTGAGCAAAGAAAGAGGCTGACAATAGCTGTAGAGTTGGTGGCTAATCCATCTATTATTTTCATGGACGAACCAACCTCCGGTCTCGATGCTAGAGCAGCCGCTATCGTGATGCGTACAGTGAGGAACACGGTAGATACAGGGAGGACTGTTGTTTGCACGATTCACCAGCCAAGCATTGACatttttgaagcttttgatGAG CTGCTATTGATGAAAAGCGGTGGGCGGGTCATTTATGGTGGATCTCTTGGTTGCCATTCCCACAAGCTCATAGAATATTTTGAG GCTGTCCCCGGGGTTCCGAAGATTAGGGATCGTTACAATCCGGCCACGTGGATGCTGGAAGTGAGTGCTCCGGCAGTTGAGGCTCAGCTCGATGTCGACTTCGCAGACATTTATGAAAACTCTGATCTATACAA GAGGAACCAAGAACTGATCGAAGAGCTCAGTACTCCAGCTCCGGGCTCCAAAGATCTTTACTTCCCAACCGAGTACTCCCAACCTTTCCTCACTCAATGCAAGGCTTGTTTCTGGAAACAGCATTGGTCTTACTGGAGAAATTCTCGGTACAATGCCACTCGGTTCTTCCTGACCGTAGTCATTGGAGTTCTGTTCGGTCTGATATTCTGGAATAAAGGACAACAGAT GACCAAGCAACAAGACCTGATGAATCTTTTGGGAGCCATGTATTCAGCTGTGCTTTTCCTTGGGGCCACGAATGCTTCTGCTGTGCAGTCTGTTGTCGCCATTGAGAGGACAGTCTTCTACCGTGAGCGAGCAGCCGGAATGTACTCTCCGCTGCCATATGCATTTGGTCAT gttgCCATTGAGACAATCTACGTAGCGATTCAGACATTTGTCTACAGTCTTCTCCTTTACTCGATGATCGGGTTCCAGTGGGAGGCGGGGAAGTTCTTTTGGTTCTACTACTACATGCTGATGTGCTTCATCTACTTCACGATGTATGGGATGATGGTTGTAGCGTTGACGAGGAGCCACCAGGTCGCTACCATTGCGATGTCCTTCTTCATGAGCTTCTGGAACTTGTTCTCTGGCTTCGTTATCCCTAGGCCG CAAATTCCTATATGGTGGAGGTGGTATTACTGGGCTTCGCCAGTGGCGTGGACGCTGTACGGTGTCGTCACCTCCCAAGTGGGCGACAAGAAGGGCAATCTTGAAATACCGGGAGCCGGCGACATGCCGTTGAAGCAGTTCCTGAAACAAGAACTGGGTTTCGACTACGACTTCCTCCCCATCGTCGCGGTGGCTCACATCGGCTGGGTCCTGCTCTTCTTCATTGTCTTCGCTTACGGcatcaagttcctcaatttccaGAAGAGATAA